One window of Cellulomonas shaoxiangyii genomic DNA carries:
- the steA gene encoding putative cytokinetic ring protein SteA, translating into MRVSLRRRTTAPDTGEVVGPARVDRRTKSLTKRLRPGDVAVIDHLDLDRVSAEALVRCQPAAVLNAAPSTSGRYPNLGPEILVSAGIPLVDDLGADVMAVAEGRTLRVVDGAVYDGDALVAEGVAQTAASVAAAMEEARAGLSVQLESFAANTMDYLRRERDLLLDGVGVPDIDTRLEGRQVLIVVRGYHYKEDLVTLRSYIREYRPVLIGVDGGADAIIEAGWRPDLIVGDMDSVSDRSLQCGAEIVVHAYRDGRAPGLARVEQLGVPHVVFPATGTSEDVAMLLADDKGAELIVAVGTHATLVEFLDKGRSGMASTFLTRLRVGGKLVDAKGVSRLYQHRISNVQLTLLVLAGLLALGVALASTASGQTLIGLLGARLDDVVSWFGSLVGGSP; encoded by the coding sequence ATGAGAGTCTCCCTGCGCAGGCGTACGACCGCGCCCGACACCGGTGAGGTGGTCGGGCCCGCACGCGTCGACCGCCGAACGAAGTCCCTGACCAAGCGGCTGCGGCCAGGTGACGTCGCGGTCATCGACCACCTCGACCTCGACCGCGTGTCGGCCGAGGCGCTGGTGCGGTGCCAGCCCGCGGCGGTGCTGAATGCGGCCCCGTCGACGTCGGGCCGGTACCCCAACCTCGGGCCCGAGATCCTCGTGTCCGCCGGCATCCCCCTCGTGGACGACCTCGGCGCCGACGTGATGGCCGTGGCCGAGGGGCGCACGCTGCGCGTCGTCGACGGCGCCGTGTACGACGGCGACGCGTTGGTCGCGGAGGGCGTCGCACAGACGGCTGCGTCCGTCGCGGCGGCGATGGAGGAGGCGCGCGCGGGCCTGTCCGTGCAGCTCGAGTCCTTCGCCGCCAACACGATGGACTACCTGCGACGCGAGCGTGACCTGCTGCTCGACGGCGTCGGCGTGCCCGACATCGACACGCGCCTCGAGGGCCGCCAGGTGCTCATCGTGGTCCGGGGGTACCACTACAAGGAGGACCTCGTCACGCTCCGCTCGTACATCCGCGAGTACCGGCCGGTGCTCATCGGGGTGGACGGCGGCGCCGACGCGATCATCGAGGCCGGCTGGCGCCCCGACCTGATCGTCGGGGACATGGACTCCGTCTCCGACCGGTCCCTGCAGTGCGGCGCCGAGATCGTCGTGCACGCCTACCGCGACGGCCGCGCGCCCGGTCTGGCCCGCGTCGAGCAGCTCGGGGTGCCGCACGTGGTGTTCCCCGCGACGGGCACGAGCGAGGACGTCGCGATGCTGCTCGCCGACGACAAGGGCGCCGAGCTCATCGTCGCCGTGGGCACGCACGCCACGCTCGTCGAGTTCCTCGACAAGGGGCGCTCCGGCATGGCGAGCACGTTCCTCACGCGCCTGCGCGTGGGCGGCAAGCTGGTCGACGCCAAGGGGGTGTCCCGGCTCTACCAGCACCGCATCTCCAACGTCCAGCTCACGCTGCTGGTCCTCGCCGGGCTGCTGGCGCTCGGGGTCGCGCTGGCCTCCACCGCGTCGGGGCAGACGCTCATCGGCCTGCTCGGGGCGCGTCTCGACGACGTCGTGTCGTGGTTCGGCTCGCTCGTCGGCGGCTCGCCGTGA
- the murJ gene encoding murein biosynthesis integral membrane protein MurJ — MSPGARRAVQGLLGAAAMITVVTLLSRVLGLGRFLVLAGTVRAERIGDAYNAANMLPNILFEAAAGGALAGAVVPMLAAPLARADKEGVDRIASAALGWTLLVLVPLGVLLAVCAAPLAAFLGGPDETTVALIRFFTLVFAVQVPLYGVAVLLYGVLQAHRRFFWPAFAPVLNSLVVMGAYLGYGALAGGEANDPSALDPGALEVLAWGTTAGVAAMCLPMLVPVRRLGVRLRPTLRFDGDTGARFRALALAGIGSVAAQQLAVFLILRLALRYAPGQGEGYTAFVFAQQVYLLPYAVLVVPLATSTFPRVAAHAAAAEREAFARLAAVTTRGVLVAAALGGAAVLAGGPAVATVFAALAENPGVADGLASALVPMAPGVVGLGVLFHVSRCLYALERSRAAVAANVVGWGVVSLTAVVLVVVVGTGGDRVLGALGTATTVGMTAGAVVALLALRRSAGRGALTGLARTSVVALAAAALGAGAGRWVADSVLLLVGDGGWSATGAAAGGAVLAATVVAAAVALLDRGTVTGVLHAERASVEGPAVPVRADAPRPADAGDNDLGTRTP; from the coding sequence ATGAGCCCCGGCGCGCGCCGCGCCGTCCAGGGGCTCCTCGGCGCGGCGGCGATGATCACCGTCGTCACGCTGCTCTCCCGGGTGCTGGGGCTCGGCCGTTTCCTGGTGCTGGCGGGCACGGTGCGGGCCGAGCGCATCGGCGACGCCTACAACGCGGCGAACATGCTGCCCAACATCCTGTTCGAGGCCGCCGCGGGCGGGGCGCTCGCCGGCGCCGTCGTGCCGATGCTGGCCGCCCCCCTCGCCCGGGCGGACAAGGAGGGGGTCGACCGCATCGCGTCGGCCGCGCTCGGGTGGACGCTCCTCGTCCTCGTGCCGCTCGGGGTGCTGCTCGCGGTGTGCGCCGCGCCGCTCGCGGCGTTCCTCGGCGGGCCGGACGAGACCACCGTCGCCCTCATCCGCTTCTTCACCCTCGTGTTCGCCGTCCAGGTGCCGCTGTACGGCGTCGCCGTGCTGCTCTACGGGGTGCTGCAGGCGCACCGACGCTTCTTCTGGCCCGCGTTCGCGCCGGTGCTGAACTCGCTCGTCGTCATGGGCGCGTACCTCGGCTACGGGGCCCTCGCGGGCGGTGAGGCGAACGACCCGTCGGCGCTCGACCCCGGCGCGCTCGAGGTGCTGGCCTGGGGGACCACCGCGGGCGTGGCGGCGATGTGCCTGCCGATGCTCGTCCCCGTGCGCCGGCTCGGTGTGCGGCTGCGCCCCACGCTGCGGTTCGACGGGGACACGGGCGCCCGTTTCCGTGCGCTGGCGCTGGCGGGGATCGGGTCCGTCGCCGCCCAGCAGCTCGCGGTCTTCCTCATCCTGCGCCTCGCGCTGCGGTACGCGCCGGGGCAGGGGGAGGGGTACACGGCCTTCGTCTTCGCGCAGCAGGTCTACCTGCTGCCCTACGCCGTGCTGGTCGTGCCGCTGGCGACCTCGACCTTCCCGCGCGTGGCGGCGCACGCGGCCGCGGCGGAGCGCGAGGCGTTCGCGCGGCTCGCGGCGGTGACCACGCGCGGCGTGCTGGTGGCGGCGGCGCTGGGCGGTGCGGCGGTCCTCGCGGGCGGCCCCGCGGTGGCGACGGTGTTCGCCGCGCTCGCCGAGAACCCCGGCGTCGCCGACGGGCTCGCCTCCGCCCTGGTGCCCATGGCGCCCGGCGTGGTGGGCCTCGGCGTGCTGTTCCACGTCTCGCGCTGCCTGTACGCGCTGGAGCGCTCGCGCGCCGCCGTGGCGGCGAACGTCGTCGGGTGGGGCGTGGTGTCGCTCACGGCGGTCGTGCTCGTGGTCGTCGTCGGCACGGGGGGCGACCGCGTCCTGGGGGCGCTCGGCACCGCGACGACGGTCGGCATGACCGCGGGCGCCGTGGTGGCGCTGCTGGCACTGCGCCGGTCCGCCGGTCGCGGTGCGCTCACGGGGCTCGCGCGGACGTCCGTGGTCGCGCTGGCCGCCGCCGCGCTCGGGGCCGGCGCGGGCCGGTGGGTCGCCGACTCGGTGCTGCTGCTCGTCGGCGACGGCGGGTGGTCGGCGACCGGCGCGGCGGCGGGCGGTGCGGTGCTCGCCGCCACGGTGGTCGCCGCGGCGGTCGCGCTGCTCGACCGCGGGACCGTCACGGGGGTGCTGCATGCGGAGCGTGCATCCGTCGAGGGGCCCGCCGTCCCCGTGCGCGCCGACGCGCCCCGACCGGCCGACGCCGGCGACAACGACCTCGGGACCCGCACCCCCTGA
- a CDS encoding HAD-IIA family hydrolase, translated as MSGAGLLACDEPLATRYDLALVDLDGVAYRGHEPIDGAAEGLDAARAAGMRVVFVTNNASREPEQVADQLVGLGIPTAPHEVMTAAQAAAELLATRVPPGSPVLVVGGAGLLTAVRAKGYEVVGSADDGPVAVVQGFAPELGWAQLAEAAYAVQRGAWHVASNLDLSLPTARGFAPGNGSLVGAVRAATGVEPASAGKPSPTMYRLAVERAGARAPLVVGDRLDTDLAGARSGDIPGLHVLTGVSSARDDVLAVPGERPHFIGADLLSLLEPHPAPVAEGGWWACRGAAARVVGGALELRPHGGTEGRLDLVRAACAAAWDAADRGTPVDAAGVPEL; from the coding sequence GTGAGCGGAGCAGGTCTGCTCGCCTGCGACGAGCCGCTCGCCACGCGGTACGACCTGGCCCTCGTCGACCTCGACGGGGTCGCGTACCGCGGTCACGAGCCCATCGACGGGGCGGCCGAGGGCCTCGACGCCGCCCGCGCGGCGGGGATGCGGGTGGTCTTCGTCACGAACAACGCCTCTCGCGAGCCGGAGCAGGTGGCGGACCAGCTCGTCGGGCTCGGCATCCCGACGGCGCCGCACGAGGTGATGACCGCGGCGCAGGCGGCTGCCGAGCTGCTGGCGACGCGCGTGCCGCCGGGCTCGCCGGTGCTGGTGGTCGGCGGAGCCGGCCTGCTGACCGCGGTCCGCGCCAAGGGCTACGAGGTCGTCGGGTCGGCGGACGACGGTCCCGTCGCGGTGGTGCAGGGGTTCGCGCCCGAGCTCGGCTGGGCGCAGCTCGCGGAGGCGGCGTACGCCGTGCAGCGCGGCGCGTGGCACGTCGCGTCGAACCTCGACCTGAGCCTGCCCACGGCGCGCGGCTTCGCGCCCGGGAACGGGTCGCTGGTCGGGGCGGTGCGCGCGGCGACCGGTGTGGAGCCGGCCAGCGCCGGGAAGCCCTCGCCGACGATGTACCGGCTCGCTGTGGAGCGCGCCGGGGCGCGGGCCCCGCTCGTGGTCGGTGACCGGCTCGACACGGACCTCGCGGGTGCCCGCTCCGGGGACATCCCCGGGCTGCACGTGCTCACGGGTGTCAGCAGCGCCCGCGACGACGTCCTCGCCGTCCCGGGCGAGCGTCCGCACTTCATCGGTGCGGACCTGCTGTCGTTGCTCGAGCCGCACCCGGCGCCCGTCGCCGAGGGGGGCTGGTGGGCGTGCCGCGGCGCCGCGGCACGGGTCGTCGGCGGGGCCCTGGAGCTGCGCCCGCACGGCGGCACGGAAGGTCGGCTCGACCTCGTCCGCGCCGCGTGCGCCGCTGCGTGGGACGCGGCCGACCGCGGGACGCCCGTGGATGCGGCCGGCGTGCCGGAGCTCTGA
- a CDS encoding TlyA family RNA methyltransferase, translated as MSPTVTARLDTELVRRGLARSRTQAARLVADGRVRVDGVPAARAATSVDAAQDVAVHADPADPGWASRAAHKLADALDAWPDLEVRGAVCLDAGASTGGFTDVLLRRGAAHVVAVDVGHDQIVGRLREDARVEVREGVNVRDLRASDVAPAPTVVVGDLSFISLRLVLAPLLAVAAPGADLVLLVKPQFEVGRERLGAHGVVRDPALWRAALLDVCATATDLGARVVDVRPSTLPGTHGNVEFVLRLAAPGRERHEDVDVAATVDTAVAAATALGATVPGHARPGAAR; from the coding sequence ATGAGCCCGACGGTGACGGCACGCCTCGACACCGAGCTCGTCCGCCGGGGGCTCGCGCGCTCGCGCACGCAGGCCGCGCGGCTCGTGGCCGACGGCCGCGTGCGCGTCGACGGCGTCCCCGCCGCCCGCGCGGCGACCTCCGTGGACGCCGCGCAGGACGTCGCGGTGCACGCCGACCCGGCCGATCCCGGGTGGGCGTCACGCGCGGCGCACAAGCTGGCGGACGCGCTGGACGCGTGGCCCGACCTCGAGGTGCGGGGGGCGGTGTGCCTGGACGCCGGGGCGAGCACGGGCGGGTTCACGGACGTGCTGCTGCGCCGCGGAGCGGCCCACGTCGTGGCCGTCGACGTCGGTCACGACCAGATCGTCGGGCGCCTGCGCGAGGACGCGCGCGTGGAGGTCCGCGAGGGGGTGAACGTGCGTGACCTGCGCGCGAGCGACGTCGCGCCGGCGCCCACCGTCGTGGTGGGGGACCTCTCCTTCATCTCGCTGCGCCTCGTGCTGGCGCCGCTGCTCGCGGTCGCGGCACCCGGGGCCGATCTCGTGCTGCTCGTGAAGCCGCAGTTCGAGGTCGGCCGCGAACGGCTGGGTGCGCACGGGGTGGTCCGGGACCCGGCCCTGTGGCGCGCCGCCCTGCTCGACGTCTGCGCCACGGCGACCGACCTCGGCGCGCGCGTCGTCGACGTGCGGCCCAGCACGCTCCCGGGCACGCACGGCAACGTCGAGTTCGTCCTGCGCCTCGCCGCACCCGGGCGCGAGCGGCACGAGGACGTCGATGTCGCCGCGACGGTCGACACCGCCGTCGCCGCGGCGACCGCGCTCGGCGCGACGGTGCCCGGGCACGCGCGACCGGGAGCGGCCCGATGA
- a CDS encoding NAD kinase, producing MTRRALVVRHSGRPEAVAAADDVLRALELAGVEAFAASEDVAPEDLPPFELAVVLGGDGTILRAAELTRGTDVPLLGVNLGHVGFLAEIEPEAVATAVARLTAGDHDVEERATLDVLVVHPDGRTESGWALNEAALEKTDPARMIEVVVEVDGRPLSSFGCDGLVAATATGSTAHAFSAGGPVLWPDVAGTVLVPLAAHSLFARPLVVGPGSVLAIELIDRSPSTAVVTCDGRRQLALDRGARLEVRVSDTPVRFARLTPAPFTTRLVQKFDLPVVGWRGAREDGGR from the coding sequence ATGACGCGGCGCGCGCTGGTGGTGCGGCACAGCGGCCGCCCGGAGGCGGTCGCCGCGGCGGACGACGTGCTGCGTGCGCTCGAGCTCGCGGGGGTCGAGGCGTTCGCGGCGTCCGAGGACGTCGCACCCGAGGACCTGCCCCCGTTCGAGCTCGCCGTCGTGCTCGGCGGCGACGGCACGATCCTGCGCGCCGCGGAGCTGACGCGCGGGACGGACGTGCCGCTGCTCGGCGTCAACCTCGGGCACGTCGGCTTCCTCGCCGAGATCGAGCCCGAGGCCGTGGCCACCGCCGTCGCGCGCCTCACGGCGGGCGACCACGACGTCGAGGAGCGTGCGACGCTCGACGTCCTCGTCGTGCACCCGGACGGGCGGACCGAGTCGGGCTGGGCGCTCAACGAGGCGGCGCTCGAGAAGACGGACCCGGCCCGGATGATCGAGGTGGTGGTCGAGGTCGACGGCCGGCCGCTGTCGTCCTTCGGCTGCGACGGGCTGGTCGCCGCCACGGCGACGGGCTCGACCGCGCACGCGTTCTCGGCCGGAGGCCCCGTCCTGTGGCCGGACGTCGCCGGCACGGTCCTCGTTCCCCTGGCCGCGCACTCGCTCTTCGCGCGTCCGCTCGTGGTGGGCCCGGGCAGCGTGCTCGCGATCGAGCTCATCGACCGGTCCCCGTCGACGGCCGTCGTCACGTGCGACGGCCGCCGTCAGCTCGCCCTCGACCGGGGCGCGCGCCTCGAGGTGCGCGTGAGCGACACGCCCGTGCGGTTCGCGCGCCTGACGCCCGCGCCGTTCACGACGCGGCTCGTGCAGAAGTTCGACCTGCCGGTCGTCGGCTGGCGCGGTGCCCGCGAGGACGGTGGACGGTGA
- the recN gene encoding DNA repair protein RecN produces the protein MIEEIRIDDLGVIGRAHVRLGPGLTVLTGETGAGKTMVLTALSLLLGGRADPAAVRTGARAAAVEGRVVLADASPALERAREAGAEVDDDGSLVVLRTVTAGTDGTAGRSRAHLGGRSVPQGVLADIAEELVTVHGQADQARLRSPAHQRAALDAFAGPQHAAVLARHRAVWTERARVQTELDDLVARAQERAREAELLRLGLAEVERVAPQPGEDAELTAEAERLGNAEDLRAAAGGAHGALVGDDDSAGETAAATLLVEDARRRLEQVGAHDPALAVLATRVAEAGYLLADVAADLAAYVQDLQADPARLDAVQRRRSELATLTRSYGADVAAVLRWAEESSNRLLDLEGGEERIAALGERRDALDAELRELQATLTAARTDAADRLADAVSDELAGLAMAGARLVVDVRPADEPAAHGADQVEMLLVPHAGAPARPLGKGASGGELSRVMLALEVALATAEGSGAARPGTFVFDEVDAGVGGRAATEVGRRLARLAGGTQVLVVTHLAQVAAFADQHLVVTKSVADGVDVVTESDVRTVDGEDRVRELARMLSGQDDSETARAHAAELLAQSVGR, from the coding sequence GTGATCGAGGAGATCCGGATCGACGACCTCGGCGTCATCGGCCGCGCGCACGTGCGGCTGGGCCCTGGCCTGACCGTGCTGACCGGCGAGACCGGCGCCGGCAAGACGATGGTGCTGACCGCGCTGTCGTTGCTGCTGGGCGGCCGTGCGGACCCCGCGGCGGTGCGCACCGGCGCCCGCGCCGCGGCCGTGGAGGGCCGGGTGGTCCTCGCCGACGCCTCGCCCGCGCTCGAGCGTGCCCGCGAGGCGGGGGCCGAGGTCGACGACGACGGCAGCCTCGTCGTGCTGCGCACCGTGACGGCCGGCACCGACGGGACCGCCGGGCGCTCGCGCGCCCATCTCGGTGGGCGGAGCGTGCCGCAGGGCGTCCTCGCCGACATCGCCGAGGAGCTGGTGACCGTGCACGGCCAGGCGGACCAGGCCCGGCTGCGCTCACCCGCGCACCAGCGCGCGGCCCTGGACGCGTTCGCGGGCCCGCAGCACGCCGCCGTGCTGGCGCGTCACCGCGCCGTCTGGACCGAGCGTGCGCGGGTGCAGACCGAGCTCGACGACCTCGTGGCGCGCGCGCAGGAGCGTGCGCGGGAGGCGGAGCTGCTGCGCCTGGGCCTGGCCGAGGTCGAGCGCGTCGCGCCGCAGCCGGGTGAGGACGCCGAGCTGACGGCGGAGGCGGAGCGACTCGGCAACGCGGAGGACCTGCGCGCCGCCGCCGGCGGCGCGCACGGCGCGCTGGTGGGCGACGACGACAGCGCGGGGGAGACGGCCGCGGCGACCCTGCTGGTCGAGGACGCGCGGCGCCGGCTCGAGCAGGTGGGTGCGCACGACCCTGCCCTGGCCGTGCTCGCCACCCGCGTGGCCGAGGCCGGCTACCTGCTCGCCGACGTGGCCGCGGACCTCGCGGCGTACGTGCAGGACCTGCAGGCGGACCCAGCGCGGCTCGACGCGGTGCAGCGACGCCGGTCGGAGCTCGCCACGCTGACCCGGTCCTACGGCGCGGACGTCGCCGCCGTCCTGCGGTGGGCCGAGGAGTCGTCGAACCGGCTCCTCGACCTCGAGGGCGGCGAGGAGCGGATCGCGGCGCTGGGGGAGCGGCGGGACGCGCTGGACGCCGAGCTGCGCGAGCTGCAGGCGACCCTGACCGCCGCGCGGACGGACGCCGCCGACCGGCTGGCCGACGCGGTCAGCGACGAGCTGGCGGGCCTGGCGATGGCCGGCGCACGCCTGGTCGTCGACGTCCGGCCCGCGGACGAGCCGGCCGCGCACGGCGCGGACCAGGTGGAGATGCTGCTCGTGCCGCACGCGGGCGCGCCCGCCCGCCCGCTCGGCAAGGGGGCGTCGGGCGGCGAGCTGTCGCGCGTGATGCTCGCGCTCGAGGTGGCGCTCGCGACCGCGGAGGGTTCGGGCGCGGCCCGGCCCGGCACGTTCGTGTTCGACGAGGTCGACGCGGGCGTCGGCGGACGGGCCGCCACGGAGGTCGGGCGACGGCTGGCACGGCTCGCCGGCGGGACGCAGGTGCTGGTCGTGACGCACCTCGCGCAGGTCGCGGCGTTCGCGGACCAGCACCTCGTCGTCACGAAGTCGGTCGCGGACGGCGTCGACGTCGTCACGGAGTCCGACGTGCGCACGGTCGACGGCGAGGACCGCGTGCGCGAGCTGGCCCGGATGCTGTCCGGCCAGGACGACTCGGAGACGGCGCGCGCGCACGCGGCGGAGCTGCTGGCCCAGTCCGTGGGACGATGA
- a CDS encoding CTP synthase, whose amino-acid sequence MTERAYRLSGRSDISTRHIFVTGGVASSLGKGLTASSLGRLLRSRGLRVTMQKLDPYLNVDPGTMNPFQHGEVFVTEDGAETDLDVGHYERFLDVDLVGSANVTTGQVYSHVIAKERRGEYLGDTVQVIPHITDEIKSRMRSQAGEDVDVIITEIGGTVGDIESQPFLEAARQVRHDLGRDNVFFLHVSLVPYIGPSGELKTKPTQHSVAALRSIGIQPDAIVLRADRDVPESTKRKIALMCDVEQQGVVTAKDAPSIYDIPRVLHSEGLDAYVVQRLGLPFRDVEWSGWEDLLRRVHKPANQVEIALVGKYIDLPDAYLSVTEALRAGGFHHDAKVTIRWVTSDDCQTPEGAQEALGGVDAVLVPGGFGVRGIEGKLGALRWAREQKVPTLGLCLGLQCMVIEYARNVVGLEDASSTEFEPDSPHPVIATMEEQLAIVGGDGDLGGTMRLGAYVARLTPGSVVAETYGSEQVSERHRHRYEVNNAYRDKLEDAGLVISGVSPDTSLVEFVELPRETHPYYVATQAHPEFKSRPTRSHPLFAGLVGAALRQRAGA is encoded by the coding sequence GTGACAGAGCGCGCGTATCGACTCTCCGGGCGGTCGGACATCTCGACCCGGCACATCTTCGTCACCGGGGGGGTGGCGTCCTCCCTCGGCAAGGGCCTGACGGCGAGCAGCCTCGGTCGGCTCCTGCGGTCCCGCGGCCTGCGGGTCACGATGCAGAAGCTCGACCCGTACCTCAACGTCGACCCGGGCACCATGAACCCGTTCCAGCACGGCGAGGTCTTCGTCACCGAGGACGGCGCCGAGACGGACCTCGACGTGGGCCACTACGAGCGCTTCCTCGACGTCGACCTCGTCGGCTCCGCGAACGTCACGACGGGCCAGGTCTACTCCCACGTGATCGCCAAGGAGCGGCGCGGCGAGTACCTCGGCGACACCGTGCAGGTCATCCCGCACATCACGGACGAGATCAAGAGCCGCATGCGGTCGCAGGCGGGCGAGGACGTCGACGTGATCATCACGGAGATCGGCGGCACCGTCGGCGACATCGAGTCCCAGCCCTTCCTCGAGGCGGCGCGCCAGGTGCGCCACGACCTCGGCCGCGACAACGTCTTCTTCCTGCACGTCTCGCTCGTGCCCTACATCGGCCCGTCGGGCGAGCTGAAGACCAAGCCCACGCAGCACTCGGTGGCGGCGCTGCGCAGCATCGGCATCCAGCCGGACGCGATCGTGCTGCGGGCGGACCGCGACGTCCCGGAGTCCACGAAGCGCAAGATCGCGCTCATGTGCGACGTCGAGCAGCAGGGCGTCGTCACGGCGAAGGACGCGCCGAGCATCTACGACATCCCGCGCGTGCTGCACAGCGAGGGCCTCGACGCCTACGTCGTGCAGCGGTTGGGCCTGCCGTTCCGCGACGTCGAGTGGAGCGGCTGGGAGGACCTGCTGCGGCGCGTCCACAAGCCGGCGAACCAGGTCGAGATCGCGCTCGTCGGCAAGTACATCGACCTCCCCGACGCCTACCTCTCGGTCACCGAGGCGCTGCGCGCGGGCGGCTTCCACCACGACGCCAAGGTCACGATCCGGTGGGTCACGTCCGACGACTGCCAGACGCCCGAGGGCGCCCAGGAGGCGCTCGGCGGCGTCGACGCCGTGCTCGTGCCCGGCGGGTTCGGCGTGCGGGGCATCGAGGGCAAGCTCGGCGCGCTGCGCTGGGCCCGCGAGCAGAAGGTGCCGACGCTCGGCCTGTGCCTCGGCCTGCAGTGCATGGTCATCGAGTACGCGCGCAACGTCGTGGGCCTCGAGGACGCGTCCTCGACCGAGTTCGAGCCCGACTCGCCGCACCCGGTCATCGCGACGATGGAGGAGCAGCTCGCGATCGTCGGCGGCGACGGCGACCTCGGCGGCACGATGCGCCTCGGCGCGTACGTCGCGCGCCTGACGCCGGGGTCCGTCGTGGCCGAGACGTACGGCAGCGAGCAGGTCTCCGAGCGGCACCGGCACCGGTACGAGGTGAACAACGCCTACCGCGACAAGCTCGAGGACGCCGGCCTCGTGATCTCGGGCGTCTCGCCCGACACGTCGCTGGTGGAGTTCGTCGAGCTCCCGCGCGAGACGCACCCGTACTACGTCGCCACGCAGGCGCACCCGGAGTTCAAGTCGCGTCCGACGCGCTCCCACCCCCTGTTCGCCGGTCTCGTGGGCGCGGCCCTCAGGCAGCGGGCCGGCGCGTGA
- a CDS encoding copper transporter, with translation MIDFRYHIVSLISVFLALAVGIALGAGPLKETIGDTLTGQVEQLRAEKEDLRAQLDAAAADQAAAEAIVSAAGERMLAGALADRRVALVLLDEVPEEQVTAIAERLGQAGASVSATVRLTDAWTDPALRSYRQALAGTLVSYLEPPPPADAGTEAELADALVQGLVGADATAPDVLSENAATLLELLSSGDNPLLAVTGEITTPADAVVVIAAPPVAQDEASPSAASTPTTQDAALAVIDAAQRLSTGAVLADGPRTPESLTSALLDDGDRAERVTTVSATDDVAGQVAVPLALAARIAGENGHYGYGDDLEPLPPAVQLPPVDRTPATVGDPAADAGAGTATEGATEGEG, from the coding sequence GTGATCGACTTCCGGTACCACATCGTCTCGCTCATCTCCGTCTTCCTCGCGCTCGCCGTCGGCATCGCCCTCGGCGCCGGGCCGCTCAAGGAGACGATCGGCGACACCCTCACGGGACAGGTGGAGCAGCTGCGCGCGGAGAAGGAGGACCTGCGTGCGCAGCTCGACGCCGCGGCCGCCGACCAGGCTGCCGCGGAGGCGATCGTCTCCGCCGCCGGCGAGCGCATGCTCGCCGGTGCGCTCGCGGACCGCCGCGTCGCCCTCGTCCTGCTCGACGAGGTGCCCGAGGAGCAGGTGACCGCGATCGCGGAGCGGCTCGGCCAGGCCGGCGCCTCCGTGTCCGCCACGGTCCGGCTGACCGACGCCTGGACCGACCCTGCGCTGCGCTCCTACCGGCAGGCGCTCGCCGGCACGCTCGTGTCCTACCTCGAGCCGCCGCCCCCCGCCGACGCGGGCACCGAGGCGGAGCTCGCCGACGCGCTGGTGCAAGGCCTCGTGGGAGCCGACGCGACGGCGCCCGACGTGCTGTCGGAGAACGCCGCGACGCTCCTGGAGCTGCTCTCCTCCGGCGACAACCCCCTGCTCGCGGTGACCGGTGAGATCACGACGCCCGCGGACGCGGTCGTCGTCATCGCCGCGCCGCCCGTCGCACAGGACGAGGCGTCGCCGAGCGCCGCGTCCACCCCGACCACGCAGGACGCCGCGCTCGCCGTGATCGACGCGGCGCAGCGGCTGTCCACCGGCGCGGTGCTCGCCGACGGCCCCCGCACGCCCGAGTCGCTCACGTCCGCGCTGCTGGACGACGGCGACCGGGCCGAGCGGGTCACCACGGTGTCCGCCACCGACGACGTCGCGGGGCAGGTCGCCGTGCCGCTCGCGCTCGCCGCGCGCATCGCGGGCGAGAACGGCCACTACGGGTACGGCGACGACCTCGAGCCGCTGCCGCCGGCCGTGCAGCTGCCGCCCGTGGACCGCACGCCGGCCACCGTCGGCGACCCCGCGGCCGACGCGGGCGCCGGCACCGCCACGGAGGGCGCCACGGAGGGCGAGGGATGA